A genomic segment from Gammaproteobacteria bacterium encodes:
- a CDS encoding cbb3-type cytochrome c oxidase subunit II: MSFHKNHWLLFSVIFFGYIALSWIAGIGPAIWVQNHTHPLPGAEPMSPLQRHGLHVYIAEGCVACHTQQVRPLQMDAVWGRPSAPGDYAYVKPLDVWHPYAPAVLGSERTGPDLTSIGARQPSEVWQYIHLYNPRAVSPESIMPAHPWLFEVVATPAADAVVVPLPPAYAPPSGTVVATADAKALVAYLLSLKQVPLGAAGGDGK; encoded by the coding sequence ATGAGCTTCCACAAAAACCACTGGTTGCTTTTTTCCGTCATCTTCTTCGGCTACATCGCACTGTCCTGGATCGCCGGCATCGGCCCGGCGATCTGGGTACAGAATCATACCCACCCGCTACCGGGCGCCGAACCGATGTCGCCGCTGCAGCGGCACGGGCTCCACGTGTATATCGCCGAGGGCTGCGTCGCCTGCCATACGCAACAGGTCCGACCGCTGCAGATGGACGCGGTCTGGGGACGCCCCTCGGCGCCCGGCGACTACGCCTATGTGAAACCGCTGGATGTCTGGCACCCCTACGCCCCCGCCGTTCTCGGCAGTGAACGTACCGGTCCGGATCTCACCAGCATCGGCGCCCGTCAGCCGAGTGAGGTCTGGCAGTACATCCACCTGTATAACCCACGTGCGGTGAGCCCGGAGTCGATCATGCCGGCCCACCCCTGGTTATTCGAAGTCGTCGCCACACCGGCCGCGGACGCGGTGGTCGTGCCGCTACCGCCCGCCTATGCCCCGCCATCGGGCACGGTCGTGGCGACCGCCGACGCGAAGGCCCTGGTCGCCTATTTGCTGTCATTGAAACAGGTACCGTTGGGGGCGGCAGGCGGAGACGGGAAATGA
- a CDS encoding tetratricopeptide repeat protein, translating into MMYRHAVWLCVVPLVSGCGALGWRDQPATLADLQGRHIEIVPAPMPDDTRDRAMANYRAYLGTDGDDALRPEAMRRLADLQLEENERRQAELPNGTAAEPVAPDPAESVALYETVLREYPQYAHRDKALYQLARAHDDAGHSEVVLATLERLVREHPDTPLRSEAEFRRGEILFVHGRYGAAEVAYQAVLERGDDSDFYERALYKLGWARFKQSFYDTAMDAFIALLDRRLATGTAAVAGMGRAERELLDDTLRVVSLSVSYQEGAASLDAYFQRRGERAYEDLIYANLGELYLNQERYSDAAAVFHAYVERHPLARPAPVFQARVIAAYERGGFPTLVLSSKRDFVERYALTGPYWQVHVQAEVPEVVAALKRNLQDLARHYHAVAQQSRQAPDYAEAARWYRAFIVSFPHGDATPRMNFLLAETLFESQAYAEAAAEYARTAYDYPRHPQSAEAGYAALLAYDRHGATLPAGQQAAWQRRAIASALQFAATYTEHPQAMAVQTKAAGDLFKLGDFAAAVQAAQQVVERADGPRELHRTAWAVVAHASFDLGDYERAEAAYQQTLALVPAQESGRQALVERLAAAIYRQGEQARTRGDLAAAAAHFARVRSNAPGAEIVATADYDAAAALLELRDWPNATAQLEAFRRHHPDHTLQPEVTRKLAVAYLEGGRTGQAAAEFVRVADASQDPHLQREALWQAAELYQQSHQTVPALQTWGDYVKRFPQPLEPATEARQQLADLHTAAGAPAARLAVLTELVQHEAAAPSTERSERTRYLAARAALEIAMPAVESYRHIVLKAPLKKHLDSKQHHLKLAVAACTRAAEYGVAEVTTAATYHIAEIYRHFGQALLDSERPGNLSAEEAEQYVLLLEEQAFPFEEQAIEIHETNVARIPQGIYDDWVRQSLQQLAQLLPVRYAKQERGEDDVAEIR; encoded by the coding sequence ATGATGTACCGCCATGCCGTCTGGCTGTGTGTGGTGCCGCTGGTGAGCGGCTGCGGCGCGCTCGGCTGGCGCGATCAGCCCGCAACCCTGGCCGATCTGCAGGGACGGCACATCGAGATCGTACCGGCCCCGATGCCGGACGATACGCGCGACCGGGCCATGGCGAACTACCGTGCGTACCTCGGTACTGATGGAGACGACGCGCTCCGTCCCGAGGCCATGCGCCGGCTGGCCGATCTGCAGCTGGAGGAAAACGAACGGCGGCAGGCCGAACTACCCAATGGCACGGCGGCAGAGCCCGTGGCACCCGATCCGGCCGAATCAGTGGCACTGTACGAGACGGTACTGCGCGAGTATCCGCAATACGCGCATCGCGACAAGGCCCTGTACCAGCTCGCGCGGGCCCATGACGATGCCGGACACAGCGAGGTCGTGCTGGCGACGCTGGAACGTCTGGTGCGCGAACACCCCGACACGCCACTGCGCAGCGAGGCCGAATTCCGTCGCGGTGAGATCCTGTTCGTGCACGGGCGCTACGGCGCGGCGGAGGTCGCCTACCAGGCTGTACTCGAGCGTGGCGATGACTCTGATTTCTACGAGCGCGCGCTGTACAAGCTGGGCTGGGCACGCTTCAAACAGAGTTTCTATGATACGGCCATGGATGCCTTCATCGCGCTGCTGGATCGGCGCCTGGCCACTGGCACTGCCGCCGTCGCCGGCATGGGTCGTGCGGAGCGCGAACTGCTCGATGATACGCTGCGGGTCGTCAGTCTGAGCGTGTCCTATCAGGAGGGTGCAGCCTCCCTGGACGCGTATTTCCAACGTCGTGGCGAACGCGCCTACGAAGACCTGATCTATGCCAACCTGGGTGAGCTGTATCTGAACCAGGAGCGCTATTCGGATGCCGCCGCGGTGTTCCATGCCTATGTCGAACGGCATCCATTGGCACGCCCCGCGCCGGTATTCCAGGCGCGGGTCATCGCTGCCTACGAGCGTGGTGGCTTTCCCACGCTGGTGTTGAGCTCCAAGCGCGACTTCGTCGAGCGCTACGCACTCACCGGCCCCTACTGGCAGGTGCATGTGCAGGCCGAGGTACCGGAGGTGGTGGCTGCGCTGAAGCGCAATCTGCAGGACCTCGCCCGTCATTACCACGCCGTCGCGCAGCAATCCCGACAGGCACCGGACTACGCCGAGGCCGCGCGCTGGTATCGCGCCTTCATCGTCTCGTTTCCACACGGTGACGCAACCCCACGCATGAATTTTCTGCTCGCGGAGACGCTGTTCGAGAGCCAGGCCTATGCAGAGGCCGCCGCGGAGTATGCCAGGACCGCCTACGACTATCCGCGTCACCCCCAGTCGGCGGAGGCCGGCTACGCTGCCTTGCTCGCCTACGACCGGCACGGGGCGACATTGCCTGCCGGGCAACAAGCGGCCTGGCAGCGCCGCGCGATCGCCAGCGCGTTGCAGTTCGCCGCTACCTATACGGAACACCCGCAGGCCATGGCCGTGCAGACCAAGGCCGCCGGGGACCTGTTCAAGCTCGGTGATTTCGCCGCCGCCGTGCAGGCCGCCCAGCAGGTGGTCGAGCGTGCGGACGGTCCGCGTGAGCTGCACCGTACCGCCTGGGCCGTGGTGGCGCACGCCAGCTTCGATCTGGGCGACTACGAGCGTGCCGAGGCGGCGTACCAGCAGACCCTGGCCCTGGTCCCGGCGCAGGAGAGCGGTCGTCAGGCACTGGTCGAGCGCCTCGCCGCGGCCATCTATCGTCAGGGTGAACAGGCACGCACCCGCGGTGATCTGGCGGCTGCGGCCGCGCATTTCGCGCGTGTGCGCAGCAACGCACCCGGTGCGGAGATCGTGGCGACGGCGGATTACGATGCCGCCGCGGCGTTACTGGAACTGCGTGACTGGCCGAACGCGACTGCGCAACTGGAGGCATTCCGTCGTCATCATCCCGATCACACGTTGCAGCCGGAGGTGACCCGCAAGCTCGCAGTCGCCTACCTGGAAGGCGGACGCACCGGGCAGGCGGCGGCTGAATTCGTGCGCGTCGCCGACGCCAGTCAGGATCCACACCTGCAGCGCGAGGCCCTGTGGCAGGCGGCCGAGCTCTATCAGCAGTCGCACCAGACCGTGCCGGCCCTCCAGACCTGGGGCGACTACGTCAAGCGCTTCCCGCAGCCGCTGGAACCGGCTACCGAGGCGCGCCAGCAGCTGGCGGATCTGCACACCGCAGCGGGCGCACCGGCCGCGCGGCTGGCCGTGCTCACCGAGCTGGTGCAACACGAAGCCGCGGCGCCCTCCACCGAACGCAGCGAACGCACGCGCTATCTGGCGGCCAGGGCCGCCCTGGAGATCGCCATGCCGGCAGTCGAGTCGTATCGGCACATCGTGCTCAAGGCACCGCTGAAGAAACACCTCGACAGCAAGCAGCACCACCTCAAACTTGCGGTCGCGGCCTGCACCCGCGCCGCCGAATACGGCGTCGCCGAGGTGACCACCGCGGCGACCTATCACATCGCCGAGATCTACCGCCATTTCGGTCAGGCCCTGCTCGACTCCGAACGTCCCGGCAATCTGTCGGCGGAAGAGGCCGAGCAGTATGTCCTGTTGCTGGAGGAGCAGGCATTCCCCTTCGAGGAACAGGCCATCGAGATCCACGAGACCAATGTCGCGCGTATCCCGCAGGGGATCTACGACGACTGGGTACGGCAGAGTCTGCAACAGCTCGCGCAGCTGCTGCCGGTCCGCTATGCCAAACAGGAACGGGGGGAGGACGATGTCGCGGAAATCCGCTGA
- a CDS encoding cytochrome c — MAEGKREKEVRHEVRTLVYLDDETEPLLSHRPPVRFELDTSRLEDGAHRLRVEAYDSSGRKGVRIIHFTVRNGPGIAINGVRDNDVLEGKIPILINSYGGAGETQWEPSRAETPAPIPSWAWVLFIVIVAFGVFYGVQLWRPPPDFATTPTYGPVALNHSQSAGVSTAAGNAATGAAQPTGATDGDAALGASVYSNNCASCHQATGLGLPGVFPSLVGNPAVIDTDPTTHIDVVLNGLQGTVIDGVQYAAPMPPWADQLSDAQIAAVINHERSSWGNNAPKVTAADVATLRAAH, encoded by the coding sequence ATGGCCGAAGGCAAACGGGAAAAAGAGGTCCGCCACGAGGTTCGCACGCTCGTCTATCTGGATGACGAAACCGAACCGTTGCTGAGCCATCGCCCACCGGTGCGCTTTGAGCTCGATACCTCCCGGCTCGAGGACGGGGCCCACCGGCTGCGGGTGGAGGCCTACGATTCCAGCGGCCGGAAGGGGGTGCGGATCATCCACTTTACCGTCCGCAACGGCCCGGGCATTGCCATCAACGGCGTGCGCGACAACGACGTGCTCGAAGGCAAGATCCCCATTCTCATCAACTCCTATGGGGGCGCCGGCGAGACGCAATGGGAGCCCTCGCGGGCGGAGACACCGGCACCCATTCCCTCCTGGGCCTGGGTGCTGTTCATCGTCATTGTCGCCTTTGGCGTATTTTACGGGGTACAACTGTGGAGACCGCCACCCGACTTCGCGACCACCCCGACCTATGGCCCCGTGGCGCTGAACCACTCCCAGTCGGCCGGTGTGTCGACCGCCGCTGGCAATGCCGCGACGGGCGCGGCACAGCCCACCGGTGCCACCGATGGCGATGCCGCCCTGGGCGCGTCGGTGTACAGCAACAACTGCGCCTCCTGTCATCAGGCGACGGGCTTAGGCCTGCCCGGTGTCTTTCCGTCGTTGGTGGGAAACCCTGCGGTCATCGACACGGATCCGACCACCCACATCGACGTGGTGCTGAACGGCCTGCAGGGAACGGTGATCGACGGGGTACAGTACGCCGCGCCGATGCCACCGTGGGCCGACCAACTGAGCGATGCGCAGATCGCGGCAGTGATCAATCACGAACGCAGCAGTTGGGGAAACAACGCGCCGAAGGTCACGGCAGCGGACGTGGCAACGCTACGCGCGGCGCACTGA
- a CDS encoding tetratricopeptide repeat protein, whose product MSRKSAETRSAVLLLCLLTAGCASNRTVDDPAVVRAQAVASNEYRQALQLARDGQRADAIAALEQAVMVRPANAAAHNRLGMLYREAGRFADARKAYETALDIDPEYALAHRNIGILLDIYLQQPVQALEHYRAYARLAGEGDAEAGLWVAELQRRLGTQ is encoded by the coding sequence ATGTCGCGGAAATCCGCTGAGACACGGTCCGCCGTACTGCTGCTGTGCCTGCTGACGGCCGGCTGCGCATCGAACCGGACCGTCGACGATCCCGCCGTCGTGCGCGCCCAGGCGGTCGCGTCGAACGAGTACCGACAGGCGTTGCAGCTCGCCCGGGACGGCCAGCGCGCAGACGCCATCGCCGCCCTGGAGCAGGCGGTCATGGTGCGTCCGGCCAATGCCGCGGCGCACAACCGGCTGGGCATGCTGTACCGCGAGGCCGGCCGGTTCGCGGATGCCCGCAAGGCCTACGAGACCGCCTTGGACATCGATCCTGAGTACGCACTGGCGCACCGCAATATCGGTATCTTGCTCGACATCTATCTGCAGCAGCCGGTGCAGGCCCTGGAGCACTACCGCGCCTATGCGCGGCTGGCCGGGGAAGGTGATGCCGAGGCCGGACTGTGGGTCGCCGAGCTGCAGCGGCGTCTGGGCACACAATGA
- a CDS encoding glutathione S-transferase family protein, which translates to MSLELVSFVICPFVQRAVITLKEKRIAFDITYIDLENPPEWFKDISPLGKVPLLKVDHEVLFESAIINEYLDEVYPPALHPGDPLARAKHRGWIEYGSNLLVEQYKTIMAKDEDGFRQQCDALGGVLARLEPVIGDGPYFMGDHFSLVDTAYAPFFMRFEILRRHHEALAGLMPARVHRWGQALLTRDSVTASVVDDFEQRFVAAGKNKGSFLLADA; encoded by the coding sequence ATGAGTCTGGAGCTGGTTAGTTTCGTCATCTGTCCGTTTGTACAGCGTGCGGTGATCACTCTGAAAGAGAAGCGTATCGCGTTCGACATCACGTATATCGATCTGGAAAATCCCCCCGAATGGTTCAAGGATATTTCACCGCTCGGCAAGGTGCCACTGCTTAAGGTGGACCATGAGGTGCTGTTTGAATCGGCCATCATCAATGAGTATCTGGATGAAGTGTATCCGCCGGCCCTGCATCCGGGAGATCCGCTGGCGCGCGCCAAACACCGGGGCTGGATCGAGTATGGATCCAATCTGCTGGTGGAGCAGTATAAGACCATCATGGCGAAGGATGAAGACGGTTTTCGGCAGCAGTGTGACGCCCTGGGTGGGGTGCTGGCCCGTCTTGAGCCGGTAATCGGGGATGGCCCCTATTTCATGGGAGACCATTTCTCCCTGGTCGATACGGCCTATGCCCCGTTTTTCATGCGCTTTGAAATCCTCCGCAGGCATCATGAGGCACTGGCAGGCCTGATGCCGGCTCGCGTGCATCGCTGGGGTCAGGCACTGCTGACCAGGGATTCTGTCACGGCGTCTGTGGTGGATGATTTTGAACAGCGCTTTGTGGCTGCCGGTAAGAATAAAGGCTCATTCCTCCTGGCGGACGCATAG
- a CDS encoding biopolymer transporter ExbD — protein MTRRWRRRTTTRDPGDINVTAFMNLMVILVPFLLITAVFSRIAILELTLPAGAAAGATSPPQGFDLEVVLRKDGVEVGDRNGGLIRHIAALDSGYDYVQLAELLQSIKARYPEERDVTLLLEPEIEYDALVQIMDAVRIATTVVAGSAVKVELFPEISIGDAPPARARVAAAGGR, from the coding sequence ATGACCCGCCGCTGGCGCCGCCGCACCACCACGCGTGACCCCGGTGATATCAATGTCACCGCGTTCATGAATCTGATGGTGATCCTGGTGCCGTTCCTGCTGATCACGGCGGTGTTCTCGCGGATCGCCATCCTGGAGCTGACGCTGCCGGCCGGGGCTGCTGCCGGGGCCACGTCGCCACCACAGGGTTTCGACCTCGAAGTGGTGCTGCGCAAGGACGGCGTCGAGGTGGGCGATCGCAACGGCGGTCTGATCCGGCATATCGCTGCGCTGGACAGTGGCTACGACTACGTGCAGCTGGCGGAGCTGCTGCAGTCGATCAAGGCGCGCTACCCCGAGGAGCGGGACGTAACCCTGCTGCTCGAACCCGAGATCGAATACGACGCGCTGGTGCAGATCATGGATGCGGTGCGCATCGCCACGACCGTGGTGGCCGGCAGTGCGGTCAAGGTCGAGCTGTTTCCCGAGATTTCGATCGGTGATGCCCCGCCCGCGAGGGCGCGGGTCGCTGCCGCCGGAGGTCGTTGA
- a CDS encoding MotA/TolQ/ExbB proton channel family protein, whose amino-acid sequence MDIYRSIVGFFQSGGLFMYPIVVVLALGMAIAIERYVYLTLARATNRRVWGRIMPLLAAGDYQQAIVVSRESKSAISRVLGYGLGRLASARRRDDIEVAMQEGLMETVPRLEKRTHYIATFANIATLLGLLGTIIGLIQAFTAVATANPADKADMLSASISVAMNTTAFGLMVAIPLLLIYTVLQTKTTELVDSLEMAAVKFLNVLTEKASVGGGAA is encoded by the coding sequence ATGGATATCTACCGTTCGATCGTCGGGTTTTTTCAGTCTGGTGGCCTGTTCATGTATCCGATCGTCGTCGTGTTGGCACTCGGCATGGCCATTGCGATAGAGCGCTACGTGTATCTGACGCTGGCGCGTGCGACCAACCGGCGCGTCTGGGGCCGGATCATGCCACTGCTGGCGGCGGGTGATTATCAGCAGGCCATTGTGGTGAGCCGCGAGTCGAAATCGGCGATCAGCCGTGTTCTCGGCTACGGCCTGGGCCGCCTGGCCTCGGCACGGCGTCGCGACGACATCGAGGTGGCCATGCAGGAAGGCCTGATGGAAACCGTGCCACGGCTGGAGAAGCGCACCCACTACATCGCGACCTTCGCCAATATCGCGACCCTGCTCGGTCTGCTCGGCACCATCATCGGCCTGATCCAGGCATTCACCGCCGTGGCCACCGCCAATCCGGCAGACAAGGCCGACATGTTGTCCGCCAGCATCTCGGTGGCGATGAACACCACCGCCTTCGGTCTGATGGTCGCCATCCCGCTGCTGCTGATCTATACGGTGTTGCAGACCAAGACTACTGAACTGGTCGACAGCCTGGAAATGGCTGCGGTCAAATTTCTCAATGTACTGACCGAGAAGGCCAGCGTCGGTGGTGGCGCGGCATGA
- a CDS encoding AgmX/PglI C-terminal domain-containing protein, whose product MSAALHTLNLPWMATAEEERRFRRILIGVCGVLLCLSVIAPYLPLPEPEPEAVEVLPPRLARLILERPAPAKPKVVPPPQPVVEVQPQPKPEPKPDRQVEPTPKPKVDSPKTTTKSVPAPKPDPDAARKKAAQSGLLAFSDSLADLRDNPRLDKLRDNARVSEAGKTATRTERALLTSKVAAASAGIDTSRLSRDTGDVGLAQRGTTRVASPVATDAARSNAAPSAGKSRQAARSIEEIQMVFDRNKGAIYSMYNRALRSNPTLQGKLVLRLTISPDGRVTECAVVSSELADAELGGRVVARVKMFDFGAKDVDVVTITYPIDFLPA is encoded by the coding sequence ATGAGTGCCGCCCTGCATACGCTCAATCTACCCTGGATGGCCACCGCCGAGGAGGAGCGCCGTTTCCGCCGCATCCTGATCGGCGTATGCGGTGTCTTGCTGTGCCTGAGCGTGATTGCACCCTACCTGCCCCTGCCGGAGCCGGAACCGGAGGCCGTCGAGGTATTGCCCCCACGCCTGGCGAGACTCATTCTGGAACGGCCGGCGCCCGCCAAACCGAAGGTCGTCCCCCCGCCGCAACCGGTCGTCGAGGTACAGCCCCAGCCCAAGCCCGAACCGAAACCGGATCGCCAGGTGGAACCCACACCCAAGCCCAAGGTCGACAGCCCAAAGACTACGACCAAAAGCGTGCCGGCCCCGAAACCCGATCCCGATGCCGCGCGCAAGAAGGCGGCACAGAGCGGACTACTGGCGTTCAGCGACAGTCTGGCGGACCTGCGCGACAATCCCAGGCTCGACAAACTGCGCGACAACGCGCGTGTCTCGGAGGCCGGTAAGACGGCGACGCGCACCGAGCGTGCGCTGCTGACCTCCAAGGTCGCTGCGGCCTCGGCCGGGATCGACACCAGCCGGCTCAGTCGCGACACCGGGGATGTCGGGCTGGCCCAGCGCGGCACCACCCGCGTCGCCAGCCCGGTCGCAACCGATGCCGCACGCTCGAACGCGGCGCCCTCGGCAGGCAAGTCGCGTCAGGCCGCACGTAGTATCGAAGAGATCCAGATGGTGTTCGATCGCAACAAGGGTGCGATCTACAGCATGTACAACCGCGCCCTGCGCAGCAACCCGACCCTGCAGGGCAAGCTCGTGCTGCGTCTGACTATCTCGCCTGACGGCCGGGTGACCGAGTGCGCCGTGGTCAGCAGCGAACTTGCCGATGCGGAGCTGGGTGGCCGGGTGGTGGCGCGGGTGAAGATGTTCGACTTCGGGGCCAAGGACGTCGACGTGGTGACGATCACCTATCCGATCGACTTTCTGCCGGCCTAG
- a CDS encoding biopolymer transporter ExbD, with protein MKMSSRAERMERHHKRWGRGGALNLVSLMDIFTILVFFLLVNSSDGEILPSTRAVQLPESVAEDKPRETVVVMVTESDILVQGHKVASVTAALAGEDHVVPALKAALAEQEARILRADASVTPDRREITIMGNKEIPYALLKRVMATCADAGFGQVSLAVLQRPAGKG; from the coding sequence ATGAAGATGTCGAGCCGTGCTGAACGCATGGAGCGTCACCATAAGCGCTGGGGGCGCGGTGGCGCACTCAATCTGGTGTCGCTGATGGATATCTTCACCATCCTGGTGTTCTTCCTGCTGGTGAACTCCTCGGATGGTGAAATCCTGCCGAGTACGCGCGCGGTGCAGTTGCCGGAGTCGGTTGCCGAAGACAAGCCGCGCGAGACCGTCGTGGTGATGGTGACCGAGTCCGACATCCTGGTGCAGGGGCACAAAGTCGCCAGCGTCACCGCGGCGCTGGCCGGCGAGGACCACGTAGTGCCCGCGCTCAAGGCGGCACTGGCCGAACAGGAGGCGCGTATCCTGCGCGCCGATGCATCGGTCACGCCTGACCGGCGCGAGATCACCATCATGGGCAACAAGGAGATCCCCTATGCGCTGCTGAAACGGGTGATGGCGACCTGCGCCGACGCCGGTTTCGGGCAGGTTTCGCTGGCCGTACTGCAGCGCCCGGCTGGGAAGGGCTGA